In the Armatimonadia bacterium genome, one interval contains:
- a CDS encoding radical SAM protein → MVAGPLRKAAHAVAGDWCAFVRQMRVTVGSGRTKPGLYQWRFHGGSQEQVRLHLRVEADGTGLLLVNVWEAVHLSALATEMARMLLDGVSVSQVARLLHNWYPQVPADQLQADLGRVAELLQRARTPQAGCPTCGLQLERRPVFSTRARAPYKADLALTYACNNACAHCYNEPGRKSMASLSLPQWQRALRKLTTIGVPHVIFTGGEPTLVPFLPALVASAERLGLATGLNTNGRQLARDGLARKLARAGLDHVQVTLESPDAEVHDAMVGASAQAQTVRGIQSALDAGLHTITNTTLTSATQSKAVEMVDFLHSLGITTFAMNGMICAGGGCHNPTSLTEASLIPLLDRVRSRAEELGMRFLWYTPTQYCKLSPLDLELGPKACNAAEYSVCVEPSGDVLPCQSYYEPAGNLLTDEWSAIWESPLFSRIRNRREHPCEAGLPQRCWTCPDLPVCGGGCLLEQVSKEASQTPKPSLAAAGSIRSEDPQAQGGL, encoded by the coding sequence GTGGTAGCAGGCCCGCTGCGGAAGGCTGCTCATGCGGTCGCCGGTGACTGGTGCGCCTTCGTGCGCCAGATGCGGGTGACCGTGGGCAGTGGCCGCACCAAACCGGGTCTGTACCAGTGGCGTTTCCACGGCGGCTCGCAGGAGCAGGTGCGCCTTCACCTGCGAGTCGAGGCCGACGGAACCGGCCTCCTGCTGGTCAACGTGTGGGAGGCCGTCCACCTGTCTGCCCTGGCTACCGAGATGGCGCGCATGTTGTTGGACGGGGTAAGCGTCTCCCAGGTGGCGCGGCTGCTGCACAACTGGTACCCACAGGTGCCCGCGGATCAGCTCCAGGCCGACCTTGGCCGCGTTGCCGAACTCCTCCAGCGAGCCAGGACACCGCAGGCCGGCTGCCCGACCTGTGGCCTGCAGCTTGAGCGCCGCCCGGTCTTCTCAACGCGTGCCCGGGCCCCGTATAAGGCCGACCTTGCCCTGACTTACGCCTGCAACAATGCCTGCGCGCACTGCTACAACGAGCCGGGCCGCAAGAGCATGGCCTCGCTGAGCCTTCCGCAGTGGCAGCGCGCCTTGCGCAAGCTAACGACCATCGGTGTGCCCCACGTGATCTTCACCGGCGGCGAGCCGACCCTGGTGCCCTTCTTGCCCGCACTGGTTGCCTCCGCTGAGCGCTTGGGACTGGCCACCGGCCTCAACACCAACGGCCGGCAACTGGCCAGGGACGGACTGGCACGCAAGCTCGCCCGGGCGGGTCTGGACCATGTGCAGGTAACCCTCGAGTCGCCCGATGCCGAGGTCCACGATGCAATGGTCGGGGCCAGTGCTCAGGCCCAGACCGTGCGGGGCATCCAGTCCGCCCTCGACGCAGGACTGCACACCATCACCAACACGACGCTGACTTCCGCTACGCAGTCCAAGGCGGTCGAGATGGTGGACTTCCTACACAGCCTGGGCATCACGACCTTCGCAATGAACGGGATGATCTGCGCTGGCGGCGGCTGCCACAACCCGACGTCGCTTACCGAGGCTAGTCTGATCCCGCTCCTCGACCGTGTTCGCAGCCGGGCCGAGGAACTCGGGATGCGCTTCCTGTGGTACACGCCGACGCAGTACTGCAAGCTCTCGCCCCTGGACCTGGAGCTCGGACCGAAGGCCTGCAATGCCGCCGAGTACTCCGTATGCGTGGAGCCCAGCGGCGACGTCTTGCCCTGTCAGTCCTACTACGAGCCCGCCGGGAATCTTCTGACCGACGAGTGGTCCGCGATCTGGGAGAGCCCGCTCTTCTCCCGGATCCGCAATCGTCGCGAGCACCCTTGTGAGGCGGGGCTTCCGCAGCGATGCTGGACCTGTCCTGACCTCCCGGTCTGTGGCGGCGGGTGCCTGCTCGAGCAGGTCTCCAAAGAAGCCTCACAGACGCCGAAGCCCTCACTTGCAGCTGCCGGTTCTATCCGCTCTGAGGATCCGCAAGCCCAGGGAGGCCTGTAG
- a CDS encoding sulfatase-like hydrolase/transferase, which produces MPARPNVLLITADQMRCDALACNGNPFVATPNLDALAARGVTFTNAFSPNPICIPGRAALTTGNYPHVCTGTKNNGGRIRDDQVKIASHFGSAGYRTYAIGKLHYHPYSPPDQPRLVHGFDLWEACESGRMIAQFDPTGQQRGIEDYFDYLRDVGWGGYSRAHAAGNNDVHPATSPLPAAHHEEAWVATRSIANLQQHFAGRAKQPFFLWASFAKPHSPYDPPEPYNRRYDPRSLPLPVGSRELLADRDPYLRTMPITYGWDKMSPEAIQVARAHYYGLVTFQDEMIGRLLSYLDEVGRLDDTIVVYTADHGDLLGDFGCFFKSNMLQGSVGVPMIWAGPGIRPHEGPCEELVGLQDVLPTLAELSECPLPQWVHGVSLAATLGKRSAPTRDFYVSQCLDSPRQRYMIRTRQYKYVYHELGGIEELYDVLEDPAELQNLAREKRVVVEELRGLLIDWCREFGDEAIFDGGDLKVSPEDAATATEFSARHMGWRWY; this is translated from the coding sequence ATGCCTGCACGACCGAACGTGCTGCTCATCACGGCCGACCAGATGCGCTGCGATGCCCTCGCCTGCAACGGCAATCCCTTCGTAGCGACACCGAACCTGGATGCTCTAGCGGCACGCGGCGTCACCTTCACGAACGCCTTCAGCCCCAATCCGATCTGCATCCCCGGACGCGCAGCCCTGACCACCGGCAACTACCCGCATGTGTGCACCGGCACGAAGAACAACGGCGGCCGCATCCGCGACGATCAGGTCAAGATCGCCTCGCACTTCGGGAGCGCGGGCTATCGCACCTACGCCATCGGCAAGCTGCACTATCACCCTTACTCGCCGCCCGATCAGCCGCGACTGGTGCATGGCTTCGACCTCTGGGAAGCCTGCGAGTCGGGTCGGATGATCGCGCAGTTCGACCCCACCGGACAGCAGCGCGGGATCGAGGACTACTTCGACTACCTGCGTGATGTGGGCTGGGGCGGCTACTCGCGGGCCCATGCCGCCGGGAACAATGACGTGCATCCGGCGACCTCTCCCCTACCCGCCGCCCATCATGAGGAAGCCTGGGTGGCGACACGCAGCATTGCGAACCTGCAGCAGCATTTTGCGGGCCGCGCGAAGCAGCCCTTCTTCCTGTGGGCGTCCTTCGCCAAACCGCACTCACCCTATGACCCGCCGGAGCCCTACAATCGCCGCTATGACCCGCGGTCGCTGCCCTTGCCGGTCGGGAGTCGCGAGTTGCTGGCCGACCGCGACCCATACCTGCGCACGATGCCGATCACCTATGGCTGGGACAAGATGTCGCCGGAGGCGATCCAGGTTGCCCGGGCTCACTACTACGGGCTGGTGACCTTCCAGGACGAGATGATCGGCCGTCTCCTGTCCTATCTCGATGAGGTCGGGCGGCTCGACGACACGATCGTCGTCTACACCGCCGACCACGGTGATCTTCTCGGTGACTTCGGGTGCTTCTTCAAGAGCAACATGCTGCAAGGGTCTGTCGGTGTGCCGATGATCTGGGCCGGTCCGGGGATTCGCCCGCATGAGGGTCCCTGCGAGGAGTTGGTGGGACTGCAGGATGTGCTGCCCACGCTGGCCGAGCTAAGCGAGTGCCCGCTCCCGCAGTGGGTCCACGGTGTGAGCCTGGCGGCAACCCTCGGCAAGCGTTCGGCACCGACACGCGACTTCTACGTCTCGCAGTGCCTGGACTCGCCACGGCAGCGGTACATGATCCGAACCCGGCAGTACAAGTACGTCTACCATGAGCTTGGCGGGATTGAGGAGCTGTATGACGTGCTCGAGGATCCCGCGGAGCTGCAGAATCTGGCCCGTGAGAAGCGCGTGGTCGTGGAGGAGCTCCGTGGCCTGCTGATCGACTGGTGCCGGGAGTTCGGCGACGAGGCGATCTTCGACGGCGGCGACCTCAAGGTCTCCCCTGAGGACGCAGCTACGGCCACGGAGTTCAGCGCCCGGCACATGGGGTGGCGCTGGTACTGA
- a CDS encoding DUF2148 domain-containing protein, with amino-acid sequence MLSLGRAHEVEAVLQVAQRMCIAARTAPKARGADNLLTAILTPGLEKDALVAEMKRYGEEINTPFFLRDAANLEASEACVLLGTRLQRLGIPGCNFCGYAGCAANEEAGGRCAYNAGDLGLAVGSAVSVAADCRVDSRVMYSVGVSAVNLQLLGPEVKIAFGIPLSVTGKSPFFDRK; translated from the coding sequence GTGCTATCCCTTGGCCGCGCCCACGAAGTTGAGGCTGTCCTGCAGGTGGCGCAGAGGATGTGCATCGCCGCGAGGACGGCCCCAAAGGCACGAGGTGCCGACAACCTCCTCACCGCGATCCTCACCCCAGGACTCGAGAAGGATGCGCTCGTCGCGGAGATGAAGCGCTATGGCGAGGAGATCAACACGCCCTTCTTCCTGCGCGATGCGGCCAATCTCGAAGCTTCGGAGGCCTGCGTGCTCCTGGGTACCCGACTGCAGCGCCTGGGCATACCCGGCTGCAACTTCTGCGGCTACGCGGGGTGTGCGGCCAATGAGGAGGCCGGCGGCCGCTGTGCCTACAACGCCGGCGACCTGGGCCTTGCTGTGGGCAGCGCCGTGAGTGTGGCGGCCGACTGCCGGGTCGATAGCCGTGTGATGTACTCTGTCGGTGTTTCCGCTGTGAACCTGCAACTTCTCGGCCCGGAGGTCAAGATCGCCTTCGGCATCCCGCTCTCAGTGACCGGCAAGAGCCCCTTCTTCGACCGCAAGTAA
- a CDS encoding endonuclease MutS2 encodes MDERTLRVLEYEKVKQRLAEQAASSLGKNLALSLSPSARVKTVRAALAETAEARRLLERYGTPPFGGLTDAGPLVARARAGGRLEPDELLRIGDFLRCVRRLRGYLLQGVEDAPLLAQMGETLSQHEDLEKEIGRCIDDNGNVRRTASEQLGRLIDRADVLERRARERMESILRREAERGLLQDPIIVQREGRFCLPVQTNQQSRFHGIIHDRSDSGATVFMEPLEVVEIGNELRQNYLEMTAEVERILRALSAQVGMIAGELEEDLKTAGTLDFITAKGRLAQTMNATEPDLVSEPRLKLHGARHPLLSGNVVPIDVWLGEDFDTLVITGPNTGGKTVTLKTVGLLALMAQSGLHIPADPGSQLTAWPFIYADIGDEQSIEQSLSTFSGHLTQIVKILSRVGAHQRQRSRQGNDAGPERALVLLDEVGAGTDPTEGAALARAILLELHEAGCRTIASTHYNDLKVFAYATDGVENASVQFDVKTLQPTYKLLIGHAGSSNAFEIAQRLGLARSIVRRGREYLSEEQVKFEEVMGQVEQQRRLLHERTREAQTTQRDLDRLKQQYETDLEKLEARRRKAIEDGFSEAETIIREAEERAREIIADLQRQGKQSKVTQQRREELVELRRKVREQQQQAVAPAQQPIEEKPQEPELEEVLLGDPVFVPAFGRDGVVVAVPREGVVAVQVGNLRVETRLQELRPAKEPQNTEGAAIAERMQTRKTYEVPHEIDVRGMTVDEAVLELDKYLDDVVLARFPKVRIVHGKGTGLLRKGIHEFLRKQKQVREFHIADHEEGGEGATEVFL; translated from the coding sequence ATGGACGAACGTACACTGCGAGTACTCGAATACGAGAAGGTGAAGCAGCGACTGGCCGAACAGGCGGCCAGCTCCCTGGGCAAGAACCTCGCCTTGAGCCTGTCCCCGAGCGCACGCGTCAAGACCGTGCGAGCCGCTTTGGCGGAGACTGCCGAGGCCCGGCGGCTTCTGGAGCGCTACGGGACACCGCCCTTCGGTGGCCTGACGGATGCCGGGCCGCTGGTGGCCCGTGCGCGTGCCGGAGGACGCCTGGAGCCCGACGAGTTGCTGCGGATCGGCGACTTCCTGCGCTGTGTCCGGCGGCTTCGCGGCTATCTGCTTCAGGGCGTAGAGGACGCACCGCTCCTCGCGCAGATGGGCGAGACCCTGTCGCAGCACGAGGACCTGGAGAAGGAGATCGGCCGCTGCATCGACGATAACGGCAACGTGCGTCGCACCGCCTCCGAGCAACTCGGACGCCTCATCGACCGCGCCGACGTCCTCGAGCGCCGCGCCCGCGAGCGCATGGAGTCCATCCTGCGTCGCGAGGCCGAACGCGGACTGCTGCAGGATCCGATCATCGTCCAGCGCGAGGGCCGCTTCTGCCTCCCGGTGCAGACCAATCAGCAGTCCCGCTTCCACGGGATCATCCACGACCGCTCCGACAGTGGCGCGACCGTCTTCATGGAGCCGCTCGAAGTCGTCGAGATCGGCAACGAGCTGCGCCAGAACTACCTGGAGATGACCGCTGAGGTCGAGAGAATCCTGCGCGCACTCTCGGCGCAGGTCGGCATGATCGCCGGAGAGCTTGAGGAGGATCTCAAAACCGCCGGGACGCTGGACTTCATCACCGCCAAAGGCCGCCTGGCGCAGACGATGAATGCGACGGAGCCCGACCTGGTCTCCGAGCCGCGCCTCAAGCTGCACGGTGCCCGGCATCCGCTGCTGTCGGGGAACGTGGTCCCCATCGACGTCTGGCTGGGAGAGGACTTCGACACCCTGGTCATCACCGGGCCGAACACAGGGGGCAAGACCGTCACGCTCAAGACCGTCGGCCTGCTGGCGCTGATGGCCCAGAGCGGCCTTCATATCCCCGCCGATCCCGGTTCGCAGTTGACCGCCTGGCCCTTCATCTACGCGGACATCGGCGACGAGCAGAGCATCGAGCAGTCGCTGTCCACCTTCAGCGGCCACTTGACCCAGATCGTGAAAATCCTCAGTCGGGTCGGCGCTCACCAGCGCCAACGGTCTCGTCAGGGCAACGATGCAGGCCCGGAGCGTGCCCTCGTGCTTCTGGATGAGGTCGGCGCCGGTACGGACCCGACCGAGGGAGCCGCCCTGGCCCGAGCGATCCTCCTGGAGCTCCACGAGGCCGGCTGTCGTACCATCGCCTCAACCCACTACAACGACCTGAAGGTCTTCGCCTACGCCACCGACGGTGTCGAGAACGCCTCGGTGCAGTTTGACGTGAAGACCCTTCAGCCCACCTACAAGCTCCTGATTGGCCACGCCGGATCGAGCAACGCCTTCGAGATCGCCCAGCGCCTTGGACTCGCTCGCAGCATTGTGCGCCGAGGCCGCGAGTACCTCAGCGAGGAGCAGGTCAAGTTCGAGGAGGTCATGGGGCAGGTCGAGCAGCAGCGCCGACTTCTGCATGAGCGGACCCGTGAGGCCCAGACGACTCAGCGCGACCTGGACCGCCTCAAGCAGCAGTACGAGACCGACCTGGAGAAGCTCGAAGCCCGCCGTCGCAAGGCCATCGAGGACGGCTTCTCGGAGGCCGAGACGATCATCCGTGAGGCCGAGGAGCGTGCTCGCGAGATCATCGCCGACCTCCAGCGCCAGGGCAAGCAATCGAAGGTCACACAACAGCGCCGCGAGGAACTGGTCGAGTTGCGCCGCAAGGTCCGCGAGCAACAGCAGCAGGCCGTGGCACCTGCTCAGCAGCCCATCGAGGAGAAGCCGCAGGAGCCTGAGCTGGAGGAAGTGCTGCTCGGCGACCCGGTCTTCGTCCCGGCCTTCGGGCGCGATGGTGTCGTCGTTGCTGTGCCCCGTGAGGGCGTTGTGGCGGTTCAGGTCGGCAACCTGCGGGTCGAGACCAGACTGCAGGAACTCCGCCCGGCGAAGGAGCCGCAGAACACCGAAGGCGCCGCCATCGCCGAGAGGATGCAGACCCGCAAGACTTACGAGGTCCCACACGAGATCGACGTGCGCGGCATGACCGTCGACGAGGCTGTCCTGGAGCTGGACAAGTACCTCGATGATGTCGTCCTGGCCCGCTTCCCGAAGGTGCGCATCGTCCACGGGAAGGGCACCGGTCTTCTACGCAAGGGCATCCACGAGTTCCTGCGCAAGCAGAAACAGGTGCGCGAGTTCCATATCGCCGACCACGAGGAAGGCGGCGAAGGGGCTACCGAGGTCTTCCTGTAG
- a CDS encoding histone deacetylase, with product MIGFVYDDIFLAHGVPWHPENPRRLEVTLEHLGATGWLDRLTRLPFEAATVGQLSWLHQPFYVEDLQEHCASGGGSYVPDTVATEHTFEAATMAVGGCMAAVVAALKSTGAKDDASPRQSFCLVRPPGHHALAERPMGFCFFNNAALAAEKALREGLSRVAIVDFDVHHGNGVQEMFYDRRDVLYISLHESGRYPGTGSLDEVGVEEGAGYTINVPLLPGATDEHYVGALEQVAIPALDEYKPQLLLVSAGYDAHHLDHLSYSNLTVRAYHQMTSLLAAAAAKHCEGRMVVVLEGGYHDDALSQGIENTLRAMAGEPPSETDDQAPQLHPDQRETIDQSLEHVVETHRTRLGLGTA from the coding sequence ATGATCGGGTTTGTCTACGACGACATCTTCCTTGCCCACGGAGTGCCCTGGCACCCGGAGAATCCCAGGCGACTCGAGGTCACCCTTGAGCACCTGGGGGCGACCGGCTGGCTGGATCGTCTGACGCGCCTGCCCTTCGAGGCGGCCACCGTGGGCCAGCTATCCTGGCTGCACCAGCCCTTCTATGTGGAGGACTTGCAGGAACACTGCGCCTCCGGCGGCGGCTCCTACGTGCCGGATACCGTGGCAACCGAGCACACCTTTGAGGCGGCAACCATGGCCGTCGGAGGTTGCATGGCGGCCGTCGTCGCAGCCCTGAAGTCGACCGGGGCCAAGGACGACGCCTCGCCCAGGCAGAGCTTCTGCCTGGTGCGTCCACCGGGGCACCACGCCCTGGCCGAGAGGCCGATGGGCTTCTGCTTCTTTAACAACGCGGCCCTCGCAGCCGAGAAAGCACTTCGCGAGGGCTTGAGTCGAGTCGCGATCGTAGACTTCGACGTGCACCACGGCAACGGGGTGCAGGAGATGTTCTACGACCGCCGCGATGTGCTCTACATCTCCTTGCACGAGTCCGGGCGCTACCCTGGCACCGGCTCCCTGGATGAAGTCGGGGTCGAGGAGGGTGCGGGGTACACCATCAACGTACCGCTTCTGCCCGGTGCGACGGACGAGCATTATGTCGGGGCCCTGGAGCAGGTCGCTATCCCGGCGCTGGATGAGTATAAGCCCCAGCTCTTGCTGGTCAGCGCAGGCTACGACGCTCACCACCTCGACCACCTGTCCTACTCGAACCTGACGGTGCGTGCCTACCACCAGATGACGTCGCTGCTGGCCGCTGCCGCCGCGAAGCATTGTGAGGGACGCATGGTGGTCGTCCTGGAGGGCGGCTACCACGACGACGCTCTCAGCCAGGGCATCGAGAACACCTTGCGAGCGATGGCGGGCGAACCGCCCAGCGAGACGGACGACCAGGCGCCGCAGCTTCACCCGGACCAGCGCGAGACCATCGACCAGTCCCTTGAGCATGTGGTGGAGACTCACCGAACACGCCTGGGGTTAGGGACGGCCTAG
- a CDS encoding right-handed parallel beta-helix repeat-containing protein, with protein MTTFYVATTGRDTWSGTLAAPNAAGTDGPFATITAAQKAVRQAVERKQPVTVQIRGGRYSLTRPLRFTSLDGGTPEAPVTYEAFPGERPVFTGGQLVTGWHKGDGELWVADISEVKAGEWYFNQLFVKGERRIRARTPNEGYLRIAGTLVPLGDREAARRNPATKQGFRYTPGDLAAWKNPDDVTIFLYHAWTASLQWIKELDEKEHTVRFTAPCGWPVGWWEANQRYHLENYFEALDSPGEWYLDRAEGRLYYWPLPGEDMTKIEVMAPRLQHLVEIVGDAYAGLPVENLTLRGLSFQHADWLHDRNRPADGQAAIHLSAAVVATGARNCLLDDCEIAHVGEYAVILGEGCKNNKIVHCHLHDMGGGGVRVGETNLWPEPERQTDHNVVDNCFLHDGGNVFRAGIGVWIGRSSYNTASHNEICDFNYSGCSVGWSWGYAASSANNNLFEYNHIHDVGKAVLSDLGGIYSLGVSPGTVERFNLVHDCYSYSYGGWGLYTDEGSSDILLENNVVYNTRSGGFHQHYGQRNLIRNNVFAFAMEDNIKSSRSDLPNSLTFEQNLVLTNNGIPLGGRLEKPNFTLRNNLYWDYEGNEPDFYGHTLKEWQALGKDEGSVVADPLCVDPTKYDFRLREGSPALKLGFKPFDISTAGLYGSPEWVDAPKKIVRKPVVIPQAEPQKVADDFEGTAVGQPPAVAKVSGETKGASIRVSDETAASGKHSLKFTDAPGLAYNWQPHMVYSPKQHKGIARLEFSVRREKGAILWQEWRDAASPYRVGPSLRIDKNGELRAGNKVLTTLPLGQWIKLQVTCGLGKDCTGDYQVTVTVPGQAPQTFEKLPLGTAQFRWLDWLGFVSEATETTVFYLDDLKLEVEDRQ; from the coding sequence ATGACCACGTTCTACGTTGCCACGACCGGAAGGGACACCTGGTCGGGTACGCTCGCTGCTCCGAACGCAGCGGGCACCGACGGTCCCTTCGCCACGATCACCGCAGCTCAGAAGGCCGTGCGCCAGGCCGTCGAGCGCAAGCAGCCGGTGACCGTTCAGATCCGCGGCGGACGCTACAGCCTCACGAGACCCTTGCGCTTCACCTCCCTTGATGGCGGAACACCCGAGGCGCCGGTCACCTACGAGGCCTTCCCCGGCGAGCGGCCGGTGTTCACCGGCGGGCAGCTCGTCACCGGCTGGCACAAGGGAGACGGGGAGTTGTGGGTCGCCGATATTTCCGAGGTGAAGGCCGGCGAGTGGTACTTCAACCAGCTCTTCGTCAAGGGTGAGCGGCGCATCCGGGCTCGGACTCCCAACGAGGGCTACCTGCGCATCGCCGGGACACTGGTGCCTCTCGGCGACCGCGAGGCGGCACGGCGCAATCCGGCCACCAAGCAGGGCTTCCGCTACACCCCGGGCGACCTGGCTGCCTGGAAGAACCCAGACGACGTCACCATCTTCTTGTACCACGCCTGGACGGCCTCGCTGCAGTGGATCAAGGAGCTCGACGAGAAGGAGCACACGGTACGCTTTACGGCGCCCTGCGGTTGGCCGGTGGGTTGGTGGGAGGCGAACCAGCGCTATCACCTGGAGAACTACTTCGAGGCGCTGGACTCACCGGGTGAGTGGTACCTGGATCGCGCCGAGGGACGGCTGTACTACTGGCCCCTGCCCGGCGAGGACATGACCAAGATCGAGGTCATGGCTCCTCGGCTCCAGCATCTGGTCGAGATCGTCGGTGACGCCTACGCCGGCCTGCCGGTCGAGAACCTCACTCTCCGCGGGCTCTCCTTCCAGCATGCCGACTGGCTGCACGACCGCAACAGACCCGCAGACGGCCAGGCCGCGATTCATCTCAGTGCTGCCGTCGTCGCCACCGGCGCTCGCAACTGCCTTCTCGACGATTGCGAGATCGCCCACGTCGGCGAGTACGCGGTGATCCTCGGCGAGGGCTGCAAGAACAACAAGATCGTCCACTGCCACCTTCACGATATGGGTGGCGGCGGCGTGCGAGTGGGCGAGACGAACCTGTGGCCCGAGCCCGAGCGCCAGACCGACCACAACGTGGTTGACAACTGCTTCCTCCACGACGGCGGAAACGTCTTCCGTGCCGGGATCGGTGTCTGGATCGGCCGGAGCAGCTACAACACCGCCTCGCACAACGAGATCTGCGACTTCAACTACTCCGGTTGCTCAGTGGGCTGGAGCTGGGGCTACGCCGCAAGCTCGGCCAACAACAACCTCTTCGAGTACAACCACATCCATGACGTGGGCAAGGCCGTGCTCAGCGACCTGGGCGGCATCTACTCCCTGGGGGTCTCACCCGGCACGGTGGAGCGCTTCAACCTCGTGCACGATTGCTACTCCTACAGCTACGGCGGCTGGGGCCTGTACACCGATGAGGGCTCCTCGGACATCCTGCTGGAGAACAACGTGGTGTACAACACCCGCAGTGGCGGCTTCCATCAGCACTACGGGCAGCGCAACCTGATCCGCAACAACGTCTTCGCCTTCGCGATGGAGGACAACATCAAGAGCTCGCGCAGCGACCTCCCGAACTCGCTGACCTTCGAGCAGAATTTGGTGCTCACCAACAACGGCATCCCCCTGGGCGGCAGGCTCGAGAAGCCCAACTTCACCTTGCGCAACAACCTCTACTGGGACTACGAGGGCAACGAGCCGGACTTCTACGGTCACACGCTGAAGGAATGGCAGGCTCTGGGCAAGGACGAAGGCTCGGTCGTCGCCGACCCGCTCTGCGTGGACCCGACCAAGTATGACTTCCGCCTCCGTGAGGGATCACCGGCGCTCAAGCTCGGCTTCAAGCCTTTCGATATCAGCACCGCCGGCCTCTACGGCTCGCCGGAGTGGGTCGACGCACCAAAGAAGATCGTCCGCAAGCCGGTCGTCATCCCCCAGGCGGAGCCGCAGAAGGTCGCGGACGACTTCGAGGGCACCGCCGTCGGGCAGCCGCCTGCGGTGGCCAAGGTCTCCGGGGAGACCAAGGGCGCCTCAATCCGCGTCAGCGACGAGACCGCCGCGAGCGGCAAGCACAGCCTCAAGTTCACTGATGCGCCGGGACTGGCCTACAACTGGCAGCCCCACATGGTATACTCACCGAAACAGCACAAGGGAATCGCGCGCCTCGAGTTCAGTGTGCGGAGGGAGAAGGGCGCCATCCTCTGGCAGGAGTGGCGCGATGCCGCTAGCCCCTACCGCGTCGGCCCCTCCTTGCGGATTGACAAGAACGGTGAGCTGCGGGCCGGTAACAAGGTTCTCACCACCCTTCCCCTCGGGCAGTGGATCAAGCTGCAGGTGACCTGCGGCCTGGGCAAGGACTGCACCGGCGACTACCAGGTGACCGTCACAGTCCCGGGCCAGGCTCCGCAGACCTTCGAGAAGCTGCCTCTGGGCACAGCGCAGTTTCGGTGGCTTGATTGGCTCGGGTTTGTCAGCGAGGCCACCGAGACAACCGTGTTCTACCTGGATGATCTCAAGCTGGAGGTGGAAGACCGGCAGTAA